GCTTTAACAAACATTCGTTTGTTGAACTTGCTAATTTGTTAGTCTTCAGTTAAAAAAAATATGAAATTTATAGCAATTATTCCTGCTCGTTATGCATCTACACGTTTTCCCGGTAAACCATTGGCTGATATGAACGGCAAACCAATGATACAGAGGGTGTATGAGCAGGTTAAAAAGTGTGTTGACAAGGTTTATGTTGCAACAGATGATGAACGCATTTATGATGCAGTAACATCGTTTGGTGGCAACGTAGTTATGACTTCGGCTAACCATAAGAGCGGAACTGACCGATGTGCTGAGGCATATAACACTATTGGTGGTGGCGAGGATGTAGTTATTAACATTCAAGGTGATGAACCATTTATTGCTCCTTCGCAAATTGAGGCTATCATGGAGTGTTTTACCGATAACTCAGTACAGATTGCCACACTCGTAAAACCTTTTACAGAGAGTGATGGTATTGATGCTTTGATGAATACAAACTCTCCCAAAGTGGTATTGGGAGTTGATAATCAGGCTCTCTATTTCAGCCGTTCGGTTATCCCGTTTGTAAGAGGAGTGGATATGCAGGAGTGGTTAAAAACACATACTTTCTACAAGCATATCGGTATGTATGCCTATCGTGCTGAGGTGTTGATGCTGATTACTAAGTTGCCACAGTCGGAGTTGGAGAAGGCTGAGTCGTTGGAGCAGTTGCGTTGGCTTGAGAACGGATACAAAATTAAGGCAGGCGTTACTACTCAAGAGACTATTGGTATTGACACCCCGGATGATATGCAAAGGGCATTGGAGTTTATGCTTCGCAATAGTTAGTAATTAGTTCAACACTTTGTACAGTATTACTAATTTATAAAGTAAATGCGTCCTGCGGTTAAAGAGTTTGAAGATTTTAAATTTAAATTACCTTGTTTGGTTTCAACCGAGCGGGGTATTCCTCTTTATGTATATGAGAGTAAAGGTCTGAATGTTTGTAGAGTAGACATTATCTTCTCCGCTGGTACATATCAACAGAGTATGCCTTTAGAGACTGAGGCTGCTGCTGAGGCTATGACCGAAGCTTCAGAAAAGAGGAGCTCGGCTGCCATTTCAGAGCTTTTCGACTTCTATGGTGGGTTTATCCAAAAAGGAGTATCTACACACTACACAATATTTACACTATATGCTCCTAATAGAACATTTCCAAAATTGTTACCTCTCTTTTTTGAGGTGATAACCTCTCCACGCTTTAGCAAACGCGACTTGGATAGGTTTAAACAACGCGGTAGCGAGAGCTTGAAGGTGGCTCAAAAAAAAGTGGAGAATATATCATATAAGATATTCAAAGAGAAGATGTTTGGCTCTCATCCATACGGTGTTACTCCATGCGTTGAGGATTACGACAACCTCAATACAGACTCAATACGTTCATACGCAAAAGAGTACTTTGTGGCAGAGAGGTGTAGTGTAGTTATGTCGGGCGACATTAACGATAAGATGATTGAACTTCTTTCGCAAAACATTTTAAGAATACCTTCGGGAACTGTTCAAAATAAGCACTACCCGGTTACTTCGCCCCATATGAAGGGTGTTGAGGTTAAAGAGATTGCAAATGTTATGCAAAGTTCGGTTAGAATAGGAGCATTTACAATTAACCGACAAGATGAGAACTATCTAAACCTATATATACTAAACACTGCAATGGGTGGTTATTTTGGCAGTAGATTTAACAAAACAATTAGAGAGGAGAAGGGCTATACTTACGGTATAAATTCGTGGTTAATTGGATTGCCCGATACTGCATATCTTTCAATATCTACTCATACTGCGGTGCATTTCACAAAGCCTCTTTTGCAGGAGGTTAAAAACGAGATTGACAAGATTAAGTCATCGCCTATAAGTGATGAGGAGTTACAACAGTTAAGGGGGTATATGTTGGGAGACTTTGCCAGAATGTTTGATACCAGTTTTACCCTTGCCGACAATTTTATTGCACTGCTTACAAATAACATTGGGTTTGACTACTTTGACAAACGAGTTGAAGCAATAAAGAGTATTACCCCTGAGATACTACTTACAACAGCACAAAACTTTTTACCTTGTTATGATGATATGTGCATTGTTGTTGCTGGAGGAATTAAGTAAAAAAAATACAAAAATACGTTTCTATGCCCGAGAATATTACCCTGTATGAGTTAAACAATATGCTGAGTGTTGCGGTGAGCAATGCTTTCCCAAAGCAATACAAGGTGGCAGCGGAGATTAGCGAGTTGCGAGAGAATAGCTCGGGACACTGCTATATAGAACTCATAGAGAAGGATGATATGGGCAACACCGTTGCAAAGGCACGAGCAAATATATGGGCTGCTACATATCGCAAGTTACGTCCGTTCTTTGAACATTCAACGGGTATATCACTAACGGCAGGAATAAAAGTATTGGTAACAGTTAAGGTTGGCTTTGATCCCCTATATCATTACTCACTGACGGTATGGGATATTGATCCTGCATACACAGTAGGAGATATGGCAATACGCCGTACTCAGATATTAAACCGTCTTAGCGAAGAGGGGATAATTGATGATAATAAAAGCCTTGCACTATCACCTGTACCTCAAAAGATAGCAGTAATATCTTCGGCAACAGCGGCAGGATATGGCGACTTTTGTGACCAACTGAGAAACAATTCATATCAATATAAATTTTACCCGGTTCTATTTAAAGCACTAATGCAGGGTGAACGCTCAGCAGAGAGTGTAATTGAGGCTCTCAACAGAGTGTATGAGAATATAGATAAGTTTGACTGCGTGGTGATAATTCGAGGAGGAGGTGCAACATCGGAACTAAACTGCTTTGATGACTATAATCTTGCTATGAATATCACTCAATTTCCACTGCCTGTGATTGTGGGTATTGGTCATGAACGCGATACTACTGTATTAGATTATGTAGCATACAAGAGTGTTAAAACTCCCACAGCAGTAGCCGAGTATTTAATATCTACTCTTGCCGAGAGTGAATCCTACCTTAATGAACTTAGCGGAGAGATTGTTGAGAGGATAAAAGGACTATTGAGCGAAAGCCTATTAACTCTATCATTAATTGAAAACAAAATGCCTTCGCTTATAACCAATAAGGTTGAGCGGGAACAAAATAGATTATCACAACTACAAAGCAGAGTGATGGTGGGAGTTCAGTCGCAAGTAGCAACGGAACAGATAAAGATTGCAACCTTAGGGACTTCACTCAAGAGCCAACTCCAACGCACGATAGAGAAAGAACTTAACAGAGTGTCAAACCTTGAGACCAATATAACCCTATTGTCTCCCGATAAGATTTTGGAACGCGGATACTCAATAGCGGTAAAGGATGGTTTCCCTGTCAAGAGCGTGTCTGAGGTAAGCGAAGGAGATACCCTAAAACTAATATTTGCCGATGGCGAGGCAGAAACAGAGGTTACAAAGAGATAGAAACAAAACAAAAACTATATATGGAAGATGTAAAAACATACAGCACCGCTGTTGAAGAACTCGAAAAGATAGTTGAGTTGTTACAAAGTGACAACTGCAAAATTGATGACCTAAAGGCTTATGCTCAACGTAGCGTTGAACTTATAAAGTTCTGCAAAACACACCTCACCCAAACCGATGAGGAGGTAAAAAAACTATTGGAAGATCTGTAAAAAGTTATTAGGTATTAGTCCTTTTTACATTAACTAATAACTGGGTTATGCCAAAATTATTAATCACACTTACGCTATTGATATGGAGTAGCATCTTGTTGGCACAAGAGGGTTATGTGGTAAGGGTATGGTTTACCGATAAGAGTGAGTGTGGTTACTCAAC
This DNA window, taken from Bacteroidales bacterium, encodes the following:
- the kdsB gene encoding 3-deoxy-manno-octulosonate cytidylyltransferase encodes the protein MKFIAIIPARYASTRFPGKPLADMNGKPMIQRVYEQVKKCVDKVYVATDDERIYDAVTSFGGNVVMTSANHKSGTDRCAEAYNTIGGGEDVVINIQGDEPFIAPSQIEAIMECFTDNSVQIATLVKPFTESDGIDALMNTNSPKVVLGVDNQALYFSRSVIPFVRGVDMQEWLKTHTFYKHIGMYAYRAEVLMLITKLPQSELEKAESLEQLRWLENGYKIKAGVTTQETIGIDTPDDMQRALEFMLRNS
- a CDS encoding insulinase family protein, with the translated sequence MRPAVKEFEDFKFKLPCLVSTERGIPLYVYESKGLNVCRVDIIFSAGTYQQSMPLETEAAAEAMTEASEKRSSAAISELFDFYGGFIQKGVSTHYTIFTLYAPNRTFPKLLPLFFEVITSPRFSKRDLDRFKQRGSESLKVAQKKVENISYKIFKEKMFGSHPYGVTPCVEDYDNLNTDSIRSYAKEYFVAERCSVVMSGDINDKMIELLSQNILRIPSGTVQNKHYPVTSPHMKGVEVKEIANVMQSSVRIGAFTINRQDENYLNLYILNTAMGGYFGSRFNKTIREEKGYTYGINSWLIGLPDTAYLSISTHTAVHFTKPLLQEVKNEIDKIKSSPISDEELQQLRGYMLGDFARMFDTSFTLADNFIALLTNNIGFDYFDKRVEAIKSITPEILLTTAQNFLPCYDDMCIVVAGGIK
- a CDS encoding exodeoxyribonuclease VII large subunit, whose product is MPENITLYELNNMLSVAVSNAFPKQYKVAAEISELRENSSGHCYIELIEKDDMGNTVAKARANIWAATYRKLRPFFEHSTGISLTAGIKVLVTVKVGFDPLYHYSLTVWDIDPAYTVGDMAIRRTQILNRLSEEGIIDDNKSLALSPVPQKIAVISSATAAGYGDFCDQLRNNSYQYKFYPVLFKALMQGERSAESVIEALNRVYENIDKFDCVVIIRGGGATSELNCFDDYNLAMNITQFPLPVIVGIGHERDTTVLDYVAYKSVKTPTAVAEYLISTLAESESYLNELSGEIVERIKGLLSESLLTLSLIENKMPSLITNKVEREQNRLSQLQSRVMVGVQSQVATEQIKIATLGTSLKSQLQRTIEKELNRVSNLETNITLLSPDKILERGYSIAVKDGFPVKSVSEVSEGDTLKLIFADGEAETEVTKR
- the xseB gene encoding exodeoxyribonuclease VII small subunit; this encodes MEDVKTYSTAVEELEKIVELLQSDNCKIDDLKAYAQRSVELIKFCKTHLTQTDEEVKKLLEDL